One genomic window of Terriglobales bacterium includes the following:
- a CDS encoding SDR family oxidoreductase, giving the protein MNGFPNFDLNGQVALVTGAARGLGHAISLALANAGADVALGLRDVKTGIGLAREIEKLGRRALPLQMDVAHLDQISRAVDDTVKRFGRLDILINNAGGGVSNLAEDVSEREFDETVALNLKATFFASQAAGRVMARQKHGRIVNLSSQAGFVALPTESVYCMTKAGVSHLTKCLAVEWGKYNITVNAVAPTFIRTPGTDEALADPAFCADVIERIAGLHRIGEPMEVSGAVVFLASPAASLITGHTILIDGGWTAR; this is encoded by the coding sequence ATGAACGGCTTTCCCAACTTTGACCTCAATGGCCAGGTGGCACTGGTCACGGGCGCGGCTCGTGGCCTCGGGCACGCCATTTCTCTGGCATTGGCGAATGCCGGCGCCGACGTGGCGCTCGGCCTCCGCGATGTGAAAACCGGAATTGGGCTTGCTCGTGAAATTGAAAAACTCGGTCGCCGTGCACTCCCTTTGCAGATGGACGTCGCACATCTCGACCAAATCTCGCGCGCGGTGGATGACACCGTGAAGCGCTTCGGACGTCTCGATATCCTGATCAACAACGCTGGTGGTGGCGTCAGCAACCTGGCTGAAGACGTGAGCGAGCGCGAATTTGATGAAACTGTCGCCCTCAATCTGAAGGCAACATTCTTTGCCAGCCAGGCCGCGGGGCGGGTAATGGCGCGCCAAAAGCATGGGCGCATCGTCAATTTAAGCTCACAGGCGGGATTCGTCGCGCTGCCCACCGAATCGGTTTACTGCATGACCAAGGCTGGAGTTTCGCACCTCACCAAATGCCTGGCCGTAGAGTGGGGCAAGTACAACATCACGGTGAACGCGGTGGCTCCAACTTTTATTCGCACCCCGGGGACTGACGAGGCGTTAGCTGATCCCGCGTTCTGCGCCGACGTCATTGAGCGCATTGCTGGACTGCACCGCATCGGCGAGCCAATGGAGGTCAGCGGTGCGGTCGTGTTCCTGGCATCGCCCGCAGCTTCCCTGATTACCGGGCACACAATTCTCATTGACGGCGGCTGGACGGCGCGCTAA
- a CDS encoding glycosyl hydrolase family 28-related protein, whose translation MRIYRAGALLLVCVAVTFAAAIAQMTPATPVIINVKDYGAIGDGIGDDTAAINRAITAIPPTGGTLYFPCGTYLVTSSPLPIRISHVTITGPSTSCATLKASGAANITMLELGGGSPGLSQPEFLASDTTANTFTVGGGGLAKLGIRVGSYVLVSDAGTPSHGPGSPLISDQQTVKVTSVSGDTATIENAFSTPFTVLGGSYVQKIMKPVVGSLISYLAFDATSNVGTGTFGISLPLAVSSVIEHVSVTGPQGGGIVVDWGYKNHVHDVVCIKCGNGTVGAQSVMIRRQTFTVAKNLTVTNSSSQSVFGFALHQVHFSTVQNVAVDAGGANGRPFKLLRSSNNTLSYVTANNGGGGHNGISITDKSTYNTFNNCVALNNTGNGIITFGDHNTNNTFNNCIAKYNTQSQIGQMAAWDGTYTDFYNTVNGGTFCCVRAVHRAVVAIYSDYTTLTGAVITDDQQLARNGLLVSASGVTVQNNQFSGLPKLHDIYVLSGMSSSTYSGNVTPDGTTPAGVP comes from the coding sequence GTGAGGATTTATCGAGCAGGTGCATTGCTATTAGTGTGTGTCGCTGTAACATTTGCGGCCGCGATTGCACAGATGACCCCAGCCACTCCAGTAATTATCAATGTGAAAGACTACGGTGCGATCGGCGATGGCATCGGCGATGACACGGCAGCGATTAATAGGGCCATAACTGCGATTCCGCCGACAGGCGGCACTCTTTATTTTCCCTGTGGCACGTATTTGGTCACCTCCAGTCCCTTACCCATTAGGATCAGCCACGTCACAATAACCGGGCCGAGCACCTCGTGTGCAACTCTAAAGGCTTCGGGGGCAGCCAACATTACTATGTTGGAGCTGGGTGGTGGATCTCCCGGTTTGAGCCAGCCGGAGTTCTTGGCCAGTGATACTACTGCAAACACATTTACGGTTGGGGGTGGCGGGTTGGCGAAGCTTGGCATACGGGTGGGGAGCTACGTTTTAGTTTCTGATGCGGGTACTCCCAGTCACGGTCCTGGATCTCCCTTAATCTCAGATCAGCAAACAGTGAAAGTCACGAGTGTGAGCGGCGACACGGCCACCATCGAGAACGCGTTCTCAACTCCATTCACTGTTCTTGGAGGTAGTTACGTCCAGAAGATCATGAAACCGGTAGTTGGAAGTCTTATTTCGTATCTGGCATTTGACGCCACGTCCAATGTGGGGACAGGGACATTCGGAATCAGCTTGCCTCTCGCTGTCTCCTCGGTGATTGAGCATGTCTCGGTCACGGGCCCTCAGGGAGGGGGCATCGTGGTGGACTGGGGGTACAAGAACCATGTGCACGACGTTGTCTGTATAAAGTGTGGTAACGGGACGGTAGGGGCGCAATCTGTGATGATCAGACGACAGACTTTCACAGTCGCTAAGAATCTCACTGTAACGAATAGCTCAAGTCAATCGGTCTTCGGGTTTGCCCTGCATCAAGTGCATTTCAGCACTGTACAGAATGTTGCTGTTGATGCGGGAGGAGCCAATGGACGGCCCTTCAAGTTGCTACGTTCCAGCAACAACACACTTTCGTATGTGACCGCGAATAACGGTGGCGGAGGTCATAACGGCATCAGCATTACTGACAAGTCCACTTACAACACTTTCAACAACTGCGTTGCGCTGAACAACACTGGAAATGGAATCATCACCTTCGGAGACCACAACACGAACAACACTTTCAACAATTGCATCGCCAAGTACAACACCCAGTCTCAAATCGGCCAGATGGCGGCTTGGGATGGCACGTACACCGATTTTTACAACACTGTTAACGGCGGCACGTTCTGCTGCGTGCGTGCCGTTCACCGGGCCGTGGTGGCAATTTATTCCGATTACACCACGTTAACGGGTGCGGTGATTACGGACGACCAACAACTCGCGCGAAATGGATTGCTAGTTTCAGCATCTGGTGTGACCGTCCAGAATAACCAGTTCAGCGGATTGCCCAAATTGCACGACATTTACGTGCTCTCCGGCATGAGCTCCTCCACATATTCTGGAAATGTGACTCCCGATGGGACAACTCCTGCCGGCGTGCCGTGA